In Neorhizobium galegae, the following proteins share a genomic window:
- a CDS encoding dienelactone hydrolase family protein has product MDNETPKITQAMIDAYDEYTHLTLDRRRFMEKLTQLAGSGAAAAAIAPLIGASSAMAEIIPANDERLTTEEVTYPGANGVTMKGYLVKPKNASGTRGGVLVIHENRGLNAHIKDVARRMALEGFNALAVDFLAPQGGTPADEEQARQMFSSLKPEEVSANGEASRAYLAGISGANRKVGAIGFCWGGGAVNNLAVKSPSLNAGVAYYGAQPKAEDVPAIKAPLMLHYGGLDERINAGIPAFKAALEKGGKTFEIFVYDGANHAFNNDTSSARYDKAAADLAWSRSVAFFKKNLA; this is encoded by the coding sequence ATGGACAACGAGACACCGAAGATCACCCAGGCGATGATCGACGCCTACGATGAGTACACCCATCTGACTTTGGACCGCCGCCGCTTCATGGAGAAGCTGACCCAGCTTGCGGGCTCCGGTGCGGCTGCCGCGGCAATCGCGCCCCTGATCGGCGCCAGTTCCGCCATGGCGGAGATCATTCCGGCCAATGACGAACGTCTGACCACGGAGGAGGTTACCTATCCGGGCGCCAACGGCGTGACGATGAAGGGCTATCTCGTAAAACCCAAGAATGCCTCCGGCACGCGCGGCGGCGTCCTCGTCATCCATGAAAACCGCGGCCTCAATGCCCATATCAAGGACGTCGCCCGCCGTATGGCGCTCGAGGGCTTCAATGCGCTCGCCGTCGATTTCCTGGCGCCCCAGGGTGGTACGCCGGCGGATGAAGAGCAGGCCCGGCAGATGTTCTCTTCGCTGAAGCCCGAAGAGGTTTCGGCCAATGGCGAAGCAAGCCGCGCCTATCTCGCCGGCATCAGCGGCGCGAACCGCAAGGTCGGTGCGATCGGCTTCTGCTGGGGTGGCGGCGCGGTCAACAATCTTGCTGTGAAGTCACCCAGCCTCAATGCGGGCGTCGCCTATTACGGCGCCCAGCCGAAGGCCGAGGACGTGCCCGCCATCAAGGCGCCGCTGATGCTGCATTACGGCGGTCTCGACGAGCGCATCAATGCCGGCATTCCGGCTTTCAAGGCGGCGCTTGAAAAAGGCGGCAAGACCTTCGAGATCTTCGTCTACGACGGCGCCAACCACGCCTTCAACAACGATACCTCGTCGGCCCGCTACGACAAGGCCGCCGCCGATCTCGCCTGGAGCCGCTCGGTGGCGTTCTTCAAGAAGAACCTGGCCTGA
- a CDS encoding type II toxin-antitoxin system RelE/ParE family toxin, with the protein MPRATVRLSPSAEHWFLIYIAELAAQNPAAARKILARLAKLKEGLARFPEMTERGLIPGSRRIVMRPLILTARVRKGVVEIASIRHERQKDAQAPSDFKSGGET; encoded by the coding sequence ATGCCACGCGCCACAGTTCGGCTTTCGCCAAGTGCCGAGCACTGGTTTCTCATTTACATCGCCGAGCTTGCGGCGCAGAACCCGGCCGCCGCGCGCAAGATCCTTGCTCGGCTGGCGAAACTGAAAGAGGGACTTGCTCGATTTCCGGAAATGACGGAACGTGGCTTGATCCCTGGCTCTCGCCGGATCGTCATGCGGCCACTGATATTGACGGCACGTGTACGCAAGGGCGTCGTGGAGATTGCATCCATCCGGCATGAACGGCAGAAAGACGCGCAAGCACCTTCAGACTTCAAGAGCGGCGGCGAAACCTAG
- a CDS encoding CopG family ribbon-helix-helix protein, with translation MLTQDKSQISLRLPTELVSEYDRIATTLDRDRTWVMLRALTQYLEQEGAELLQDAEGFAELDEGKGVDLDDVLSKASSIIEAAEAKRSKRAG, from the coding sequence ATGCTGACGCAGGACAAATCGCAAATATCCCTTCGACTTCCGACAGAACTCGTGAGCGAGTACGATCGTATTGCGACCACGCTCGATCGCGATCGGACTTGGGTGATGCTTCGCGCGCTTACCCAGTATCTTGAACAGGAAGGCGCCGAACTGCTTCAGGATGCAGAAGGATTTGCCGAACTGGATGAAGGCAAAGGCGTCGATCTGGATGACGTGCTGAGCAAAGCCTCGTCGATCATCGAGGCAGCCGAGGCAAAGCGCTCTAAACGAGCCGGTTGA
- a CDS encoding LysR substrate-binding domain-containing protein, whose amino-acid sequence MSAPLDIDQLHTFISIVDTGSFTKAADRVFKTQSAVSMQMRRLEERIGKQLFAKDGRGNRLTAEGEKLLNYARRIIRLNNEAIAAFDDNRLEGTLRIGTPDDYADRYMPEIIGRFAKTHPNVELYIVCEPSVSLAEKMARGELDIALVTHNPRQRISDVVRTEPLCWVGSANHPLKDDAPVPLAVGRRDCLWRQLACSALDADGREYQVLFTSWSSTVVAAAVLAGMAVSVLPESALRTGMKVLSSADGFPPLPPVQIGLMKRPGLSPSLMNAITDHITACLDNISPAVMPDDLDGEVKGFQRMPRARAAQVMPGW is encoded by the coding sequence ATGTCCGCACCCCTCGATATCGATCAGTTGCATACTTTCATTTCAATCGTGGACACCGGCAGCTTCACCAAGGCGGCGGACCGCGTGTTCAAGACCCAGTCCGCCGTGTCGATGCAGATGCGCCGTCTCGAGGAACGGATCGGCAAGCAGCTCTTCGCCAAGGACGGCCGCGGCAACCGGCTGACGGCGGAGGGCGAGAAGCTCCTGAACTATGCGCGGCGCATCATCCGCCTCAACAACGAGGCGATCGCCGCCTTCGACGACAACCGTCTCGAGGGCACGCTCAGGATCGGCACGCCGGACGATTACGCCGACCGGTACATGCCCGAGATCATCGGCCGTTTCGCCAAGACCCATCCGAATGTCGAACTCTATATCGTCTGCGAGCCCTCGGTCAGCCTTGCCGAGAAGATGGCGCGCGGCGAGCTGGATATCGCGCTCGTCACCCATAACCCGCGCCAGCGGATTTCCGACGTGGTTCGCACGGAGCCGCTCTGCTGGGTCGGCTCGGCCAATCATCCGCTGAAGGACGACGCGCCGGTGCCGCTCGCCGTCGGGCGTCGCGACTGCCTGTGGCGGCAGCTTGCCTGCTCGGCGCTCGACGCGGACGGACGCGAATACCAGGTCCTGTTCACGAGCTGGTCCTCGACCGTCGTCGCAGCCGCGGTGCTTGCCGGCATGGCCGTGTCGGTGCTGCCGGAATCGGCGCTGCGCACCGGCATGAAGGTGCTGTCGTCCGCCGACGGCTTCCCGCCGCTGCCGCCGGTGCAGATCGGCCTGATGAAGCGGCCGGGGCTTTCGCCGTCGCTGATGAACGCCATCACCGACCACATCACCGCCTGCCTCGACAACATCTCGCCGGCCGTGATGCCCGACGATCTCGACGGCGAGGTCAAAGGGTTCCAGCGCATGCCGCGGGCCCGGGCGGCGCAGGTGATGCCGGGGTGGTGA
- a CDS encoding DUF1127 domain-containing protein: MSTTDCGTELDLVHEERGTQGRLAVVMLRTKSVWRAFRNRMASNRLHDLDDRQLNDIGITRHDVVMALDRSGVLDDPSLLLSRSARERARHRFARPANR, from the coding sequence ATGAGCACGACCGACTGCGGAACTGAACTCGATCTGGTTCATGAGGAGCGCGGCACGCAAGGCCGTCTGGCTGTCGTGATGCTGCGAACGAAATCCGTGTGGCGTGCCTTTCGCAATCGTATGGCGAGCAATCGCCTCCATGATCTCGACGACCGCCAGCTCAACGATATCGGCATCACACGGCATGATGTGGTGATGGCGCTCGATCGGTCCGGCGTACTGGATGATCCGTCGCTGCTTCTGTCTCGCTCCGCTCGCGAGCGTGCGCGGCACCGCTTTGCAAGACCGGCCAATCGCTGA
- a CDS encoding DUF937 domain-containing protein has translation MLPLFDMMLRAQDGAGMEAIAKQFNLAQEQATQAMAALMPAFSSGFKRTSANPYDLTSLMNSMVSGAYAKYFEDLTKAFTPQGTMDGNAVLEKLFGSKEVSRAIAAQAEQLTGIGQEVFKKMMPAMADTLMGGLFKQMSGQMTGANETFAASPVGQMQQQWLESMGLQPKAKPQTAANPFDNPFAQAMRSMWGLDKPEQPQPSSGNPFADNPFAKAFQDMMGGAFASPSPATAPTPEKPKEAPADEPNPYRDVLNNMFDSGLEVQKSYQKNMEAIFDTYLRNGTGANAEAAPAAPKPSK, from the coding sequence ATGCTGCCACTGTTCGACATGATGCTCAGAGCTCAGGACGGCGCAGGCATGGAGGCGATCGCCAAGCAGTTCAACCTGGCTCAGGAACAGGCCACCCAGGCCATGGCGGCGCTGATGCCCGCCTTTTCCTCCGGGTTCAAGCGCACCAGCGCCAATCCTTACGACCTCACCTCGCTGATGAACAGCATGGTGTCCGGCGCCTATGCCAAATATTTCGAGGATCTGACCAAGGCTTTTACACCGCAGGGCACGATGGACGGCAATGCCGTGCTCGAAAAGCTGTTCGGCTCGAAGGAAGTCTCCCGCGCGATCGCCGCGCAGGCCGAACAACTCACAGGGATCGGCCAGGAAGTCTTCAAGAAGATGATGCCGGCCATGGCCGACACATTGATGGGCGGGCTGTTCAAGCAGATGAGCGGTCAGATGACCGGCGCCAACGAGACGTTCGCCGCCTCCCCCGTCGGCCAGATGCAGCAGCAATGGCTGGAAAGCATGGGCCTGCAGCCCAAGGCGAAGCCGCAGACCGCTGCCAATCCCTTCGACAATCCCTTCGCCCAGGCGATGCGTTCCATGTGGGGGCTCGACAAGCCGGAACAGCCGCAGCCTTCGAGCGGCAACCCGTTCGCGGACAATCCCTTTGCCAAGGCTTTCCAGGACATGATGGGCGGCGCCTTCGCAAGTCCCAGCCCGGCGACAGCCCCGACGCCTGAGAAACCTAAGGAAGCGCCGGCGGACGAACCCAATCCCTATCGCGACGTGCTGAACAACATGTTCGACAGCGGGCTGGAAGTGCAGAAGAGCTACCAGAAGAACATGGAAGCGATCTTCGACACCTATCTGCGCAATGGCACAGGCGCCAATGCCGAGGCGGCGCCTGCCGCGCCAAAGCCTTCCAAATAA
- a CDS encoding glutamate--cysteine ligase, producing the protein MARDTTDQTPLTSVSELSAYLAKGPRPKEDFRIGTEHEKFAFFRADNSPVPYFGDASISALLKGMEKKLGWEPILDGENIIGLGEQSGMGAISIEPGGQFELSGAPVESIHQTCRESNHHLAVLREIAEPMGIRFLGIGGSPKWTLAETPRMPKSRYDIMTGYMPKVGSKGLDMMYRTCTIQVNLDFSSEADMAAKMRVSMKLQSIATALFASSPFTEGKPNGLVSWRGDIWRDTDNQRSGVLPFVFRPDFGFADYVEWALDVPMYFVVRDGKYHDCTHVTFRQFMNGALKGEIKDWEPTMGDWTNHLSTLFPDVRLKRFLEMRGADGGPWRRICALPAFWVGLLYDDTALADAETLTADWTVEDVIAMRDAVPAKGLKAEIKGRSVLDVAREAVAISKAGLKARARLNGEGQDESIFLQPLDEVLARKTTMADEMLSLYHGRWNGSVEPVFEEYQY; encoded by the coding sequence ATGGCCCGCGATACGACCGACCAGACACCGCTTACCTCGGTGTCCGAGCTTTCCGCCTACCTGGCGAAGGGACCTCGGCCGAAGGAAGATTTCCGCATCGGCACGGAGCATGAGAAATTCGCCTTTTTCCGGGCGGACAACAGCCCGGTCCCCTATTTCGGCGATGCCAGCATTTCCGCGCTGCTGAAAGGCATGGAAAAGAAGCTCGGCTGGGAGCCGATCCTCGACGGCGAGAACATCATCGGGCTCGGCGAACAGTCCGGCATGGGCGCGATCTCCATCGAGCCAGGCGGCCAGTTCGAGCTTTCCGGCGCGCCGGTCGAGAGCATCCACCAAACCTGTCGGGAATCGAACCACCATCTCGCGGTCTTGCGCGAAATCGCCGAACCGATGGGCATACGCTTCCTCGGCATCGGCGGCAGCCCGAAATGGACGCTCGCGGAAACCCCGCGTATGCCGAAATCCCGCTACGACATCATGACGGGCTACATGCCCAAGGTCGGTTCCAAGGGCCTCGACATGATGTACCGCACCTGCACGATCCAGGTGAACCTCGACTTCTCCTCGGAAGCGGATATGGCCGCCAAGATGCGCGTGTCGATGAAGCTGCAGTCGATCGCGACCGCGCTGTTTGCGTCCTCTCCATTCACCGAAGGCAAGCCGAACGGGCTGGTCTCCTGGCGCGGCGACATCTGGCGCGACACCGACAACCAGCGCTCCGGCGTGCTGCCCTTTGTGTTCAGGCCAGATTTCGGCTTTGCCGACTATGTGGAATGGGCGCTCGACGTGCCGATGTATTTCGTCGTCCGCGACGGCAAGTATCACGACTGCACGCATGTCACCTTCCGCCAGTTCATGAACGGTGCGCTGAAAGGCGAGATCAAGGACTGGGAGCCCACCATGGGCGACTGGACCAACCACCTTTCCACCCTCTTCCCCGACGTTCGCCTGAAGCGCTTCCTCGAAATGCGCGGCGCCGACGGCGGTCCCTGGCGGCGGATCTGCGCGCTGCCGGCCTTCTGGGTCGGCCTGCTTTATGACGATACGGCGCTTGCCGACGCCGAAACGCTGACCGCCGACTGGACGGTCGAGGACGTCATCGCCATGCGCGATGCCGTGCCGGCGAAGGGCCTGAAGGCCGAAATCAAGGGCAGGTCGGTGCTCGACGTCGCCCGCGAGGCGGTGGCGATCTCCAAGGCAGGCTTGAAGGCGCGGGCGCGGCTGAACGGCGAAGGACAGGACGAAAGCATCTTCCTGCAACCGCTCGACGAAGTGCTCGCCAGGAAGACGACCATGGCGGACGAGATGCTGTCTCTCTATCATGGCCGCTGGAACGGTTCGGTCGAGCCGGTGTTCGAGGAATACCAATACTGA
- a CDS encoding 16S rRNA (uracil(1498)-N(3))-methyltransferase, whose protein sequence is MRANFRMQRLFIEAPLGAGARHEVSSEQFNYLANVLRMEEGSAILLFNGRDGEWKAKITYPTRKKIVLEAIEETRQQPPASDLHYLFAPLKVGRLDYLVQKAVEMGAGFIQPVMTQHVQGKITSMDRLQANVVEAAEQCGILSVPEVASPKKLGDLLDTWPRDRRIIFCDEGDEGQNPLPILSAIKESRLALLVGPEGGFSDEERERLRSLSFVTAIPLGPRILRADTAAVAALAVIQAAVGDWR, encoded by the coding sequence ATGCGCGCCAATTTCCGGATGCAGAGGCTGTTCATCGAGGCGCCGCTCGGCGCCGGTGCCCGCCATGAGGTTTCGTCGGAGCAGTTCAACTATCTCGCCAACGTGCTGAGGATGGAGGAAGGTTCGGCAATCCTGCTCTTCAACGGCCGCGACGGCGAATGGAAGGCGAAAATCACCTATCCGACCCGCAAGAAGATCGTGCTGGAGGCGATCGAGGAAACCCGGCAGCAGCCGCCTGCCTCCGACCTGCATTATCTCTTCGCGCCGCTGAAGGTCGGCCGTCTCGACTATCTGGTGCAGAAGGCGGTCGAGATGGGCGCAGGGTTCATCCAGCCGGTCATGACCCAGCATGTGCAAGGCAAGATCACCAGCATGGATCGGCTTCAGGCGAACGTGGTGGAGGCCGCCGAGCAGTGCGGCATTTTGTCGGTGCCTGAGGTGGCGTCGCCGAAGAAACTCGGCGACCTGCTCGACACCTGGCCCCGAGATCGGCGCATCATCTTCTGCGACGAAGGCGACGAGGGTCAGAACCCGCTGCCGATCCTCTCGGCGATCAAAGAGAGCAGGCTGGCGCTGCTGGTAGGCCCGGAGGGCGGATTTTCGGACGAGGAAAGGGAAAGGCTGCGTTCGCTTTCCTTCGTCACCGCGATACCGCTCGGGCCCCGGATATTAAGGGCGGATACGGCCGCGGTTGCAGCGCTTGCGGTCATCCAGGCCGCGGTCGGCGACTGGCGGTGA
- a CDS encoding inorganic phosphate transporter, with protein sequence MGQRRPRLAKPTLDKDLEKFSSVEEAARQMSRGLAAPGTALLFIILVAIFAAAYVTGKPGAVVVIAASGLAAYMAMNIGANDVTNNIGAAVGARAMTMTFGLGLAAIFEVAGAVIAGRGVANTIANGIMQGGMITSPDVLIWAMMAALLSAAVLINVATWLGAPISTTHSIVGGVMGAGIAAAGLSAVNWGTIAGITASWVLSPILGAVIAAAFLFFVKETIIYREDKIAAAKKWVPVLIGVMTGAFAGYLALLGLGELVDVSAPVATLVALFAGVAAWRLLIPVIARQAEGLENRNQSLRTLFRIPLILSAALLSFAHGANDVSNAIGPLAAIVSAAQRGISTGVRIPLWELIIGGLGISLGLLLYGPKLVRLVGAEITKLNPMRAYCVSLSTALTVIVASWIGLPVSSTHIAVGAVFGVGFFREWYTRHSRRRFEYMRVRAGKNLDTTEPFERNDDELKRRYLVRRSHFLSIIAAWMITLPAAATLAALIATVMFALFV encoded by the coding sequence ATGGGCCAGAGAAGGCCGCGCCTGGCGAAGCCGACGCTCGACAAGGATCTGGAGAAATTCTCCTCCGTGGAGGAAGCCGCCCGACAGATGTCGCGCGGGCTTGCCGCACCGGGAACGGCACTGCTGTTCATCATCCTCGTCGCCATCTTTGCGGCCGCCTATGTGACGGGCAAACCCGGCGCCGTCGTCGTCATCGCCGCCTCCGGCCTTGCTGCCTACATGGCGATGAACATCGGCGCCAATGACGTCACCAACAATATCGGCGCGGCCGTCGGCGCCCGCGCCATGACCATGACCTTCGGTCTCGGGCTCGCGGCCATCTTCGAAGTGGCAGGTGCCGTGATCGCCGGCCGAGGTGTCGCCAACACGATCGCCAACGGCATCATGCAGGGCGGCATGATCACCAGCCCCGACGTGTTGATATGGGCGATGATGGCAGCGCTCCTCTCGGCCGCGGTGCTGATCAATGTCGCGACCTGGCTCGGCGCACCGATTTCCACCACCCATTCGATCGTCGGCGGGGTCATGGGCGCCGGGATCGCGGCAGCCGGACTTTCCGCGGTCAACTGGGGAACGATTGCGGGCATCACCGCAAGCTGGGTCCTTTCGCCGATCCTTGGCGCCGTCATCGCTGCCGCCTTCCTGTTCTTCGTCAAGGAAACCATCATCTACCGCGAGGACAAGATCGCCGCGGCGAAAAAATGGGTGCCGGTGTTGATCGGCGTGATGACCGGCGCCTTTGCAGGCTATCTGGCGCTGCTCGGGCTGGGGGAACTGGTGGACGTTTCGGCGCCGGTTGCGACGCTGGTCGCCCTCTTCGCGGGCGTCGCCGCCTGGCGCCTGCTGATCCCGGTGATCGCCCGGCAAGCCGAAGGGCTCGAAAACCGCAATCAGTCGCTTCGCACGCTCTTCCGTATTCCGCTCATCCTTTCTGCGGCCCTGCTCTCGTTCGCGCATGGCGCCAACGACGTTTCCAACGCCATCGGTCCGCTTGCGGCGATCGTTTCTGCGGCCCAACGGGGCATTTCGACCGGCGTGCGCATCCCGCTCTGGGAACTGATCATCGGCGGCCTCGGAATCTCGCTGGGCCTGCTGCTCTATGGCCCGAAGCTGGTCCGGCTGGTCGGCGCCGAGATCACCAAGCTCAATCCGATGCGCGCCTATTGCGTCTCGCTGTCGACGGCGCTGACGGTGATCGTTGCCTCCTGGATCGGGCTGCCGGTCTCCTCGACCCATATCGCCGTCGGTGCGGTGTTCGGCGTCGGCTTCTTCCGCGAATGGTACACCCGCCATTCCCGGCGGCGCTTCGAATACATGCGGGTGCGGGCCGGCAAGAATCTCGATACCACCGAGCCCTTCGAGCGCAATGACGACGAACTGAAACGGCGTTACCTGGTGCGGCGCTCGCATTTTCTCAGCATCATCGCGGCCTGGATGATCACCCTTCCGGCGGCCGCAACCCTTGCGGCGCTGATCGCCACGGTTATGTTCGCGCTGTTCGTCTAA
- a CDS encoding NUDIX hydrolase, whose protein sequence is MGLMDRVTSNLRLMLQRPPRQQYAALCYRIKKKPGQLEVLVATSRDTGRWVVPKGWPMTDKKAHQVAEREAFEEVGVKGKVEKEPLGFYHYRKTLDNGLKIPVRVQVHALEVEECLKSYPEKGSRTLEWVSCEEAAMRVNEPELKILFLQFAERMQPRVPQLAIKAAS, encoded by the coding sequence TTGGGCTTGATGGATCGGGTTACGAGCAATCTCAGGTTGATGCTGCAGCGGCCTCCGCGGCAGCAATATGCTGCGCTTTGCTACCGGATAAAAAAGAAGCCGGGACAACTCGAGGTTCTCGTTGCGACCAGCCGCGATACCGGCCGCTGGGTCGTGCCAAAGGGCTGGCCGATGACCGACAAGAAAGCTCACCAGGTCGCCGAACGCGAAGCGTTCGAAGAGGTTGGCGTCAAGGGCAAGGTAGAGAAGGAACCGCTGGGTTTCTATCACTACCGCAAGACCCTCGATAACGGCCTGAAGATTCCTGTGCGGGTGCAGGTCCACGCGCTCGAAGTGGAAGAATGCCTCAAAAGCTATCCGGAAAAGGGCTCTCGAACACTGGAATGGGTTTCCTGTGAAGAGGCGGCGATGCGCGTCAATGAACCGGAACTGAAGATTCTCTTCCTGCAGTTCGCCGAACGAATGCAGCCGCGCGTTCCGCAGCTTGCAATCAAGGCTGCAAGTTAG
- a CDS encoding FadR/GntR family transcriptional regulator yields MTHELFAPVPHGRTADEVILQIESLILNGVLRDGDRLPGERELAQRFDVSRPILREALKELEARGLLVSQHGGGTYVADIVGQIFSPPLVALIRRHQRAVHDYLEYRRQLEGMTAELAAERATDTDKQLIERILETMRRAHRDGRFEDELTSDVEFHNAVGDAAHNIILMHTLRACYRLLSDGIFYNRRIIFNVGGAHDAVMTQHEAIGQAILDGDPAKARKAAEDHIDFISKVTNEAERTGEWSRIAQLRMIQTKI; encoded by the coding sequence TTGACGCATGAGCTTTTCGCGCCGGTGCCGCATGGTCGAACTGCGGACGAAGTCATTCTTCAGATCGAAAGCCTGATCCTGAACGGCGTGCTGCGCGACGGCGACCGCCTGCCCGGCGAGCGCGAGCTGGCGCAGAGGTTCGACGTTTCCCGGCCGATCCTGCGGGAGGCGCTGAAAGAGCTGGAGGCACGTGGGCTGCTGGTGAGCCAACATGGCGGCGGCACTTACGTGGCCGATATCGTCGGCCAGATCTTCTCGCCGCCGCTGGTCGCCCTGATCCGGCGGCACCAGCGGGCGGTTCACGACTATCTGGAATATCGTCGCCAGCTCGAAGGCATGACGGCGGAGCTTGCGGCCGAACGAGCGACGGACACCGACAAGCAACTCATCGAGCGCATCCTGGAGACGATGCGCCGCGCGCATCGGGACGGGCGTTTCGAAGACGAGCTGACATCTGACGTCGAATTCCACAATGCCGTCGGCGATGCGGCGCATAACATCATTCTCATGCACACCCTGCGCGCCTGCTACCGGCTGCTCAGCGACGGGATCTTTTACAACCGCCGCATCATCTTCAATGTCGGTGGCGCCCATGATGCCGTGATGACGCAACACGAGGCGATCGGCCAGGCCATACTGGACGGTGATCCTGCCAAAGCCCGAAAGGCGGCGGAAGATCATATCGACTTCATCTCCAAGGTCACCAACGAGGCCGAACGCACGGGAGAATGGAGCCGAATCGCACAACTCAGGATGATTCAGACCAAGATCTGA
- a CDS encoding FAD-linked oxidase C-terminal domain-containing protein, with product MADTISFLKPREAVLSRRAAIIADLIELLPPECLVHEARELVPFETDAFVSYRRLPLAVALPKTTAQVSAVMKYCNRYGIPVVPRGAGTSLSGGAIPQEDAVVLGLSKMSRILEVDYANRTATVQAGVTNLNISEAVGIDGFFYAPDPSSQLACTIGGNIGMNSGGAHCLKYGVTTNNLLGVKMVLVDGTVIDLGGKHLDAAGYDLLGLVCGSEGQLGIVTEAVVRLIAKPEGARPVLFGFDTSEHAGACVADIIGSGIIPVAIEFMDKPAIEICEAFAHAGYPLDVEALLIVEVEGSEAEMDAMLKAIVEIAGRHGVKTVRESQSATEAALIWKGRKSAFGATGRIADYICMDGTVPLGKLSYVLNKTSEIVERFGLRVANVFHAGDGNMHPLILFNANDPEDAARAEEAGNEILKLCVDAGGCLTGEHGVGIEKRDLMRHQYSEADLNQQMAVRYAFDEGWILNPSKVFPLDGRPAA from the coding sequence GTGGCCGATACGATCAGTTTTCTGAAGCCTCGCGAGGCGGTGCTGTCGCGCCGGGCGGCGATCATTGCCGATCTGATCGAGCTTCTGCCGCCCGAATGCCTGGTCCATGAGGCGCGCGAGCTGGTGCCTTTCGAGACCGATGCCTTCGTCTCCTACCGCCGCCTGCCGCTTGCTGTCGCGCTGCCGAAGACCACGGCGCAGGTGTCGGCCGTGATGAAATACTGCAATCGCTACGGCATTCCGGTCGTGCCGCGCGGGGCCGGAACCTCGCTTTCCGGCGGCGCCATCCCTCAGGAGGATGCGGTCGTGCTCGGCTTGTCCAAGATGTCGCGCATCCTGGAAGTCGACTACGCCAACCGCACCGCCACCGTCCAGGCCGGGGTCACCAACCTCAACATTTCCGAAGCGGTCGGCATCGACGGCTTTTTCTATGCGCCGGATCCAAGCTCGCAGCTCGCCTGCACGATCGGCGGCAATATCGGCATGAATTCCGGCGGCGCCCACTGCCTGAAATACGGCGTTACCACCAACAATCTGCTCGGCGTGAAGATGGTGCTGGTCGACGGCACGGTGATCGATCTCGGCGGCAAGCATCTCGACGCGGCCGGTTACGACCTGCTCGGCCTCGTCTGCGGTTCGGAAGGCCAGCTCGGCATCGTCACCGAGGCGGTGGTGCGGCTGATCGCCAAGCCTGAAGGCGCCCGCCCGGTCCTGTTCGGCTTCGATACGTCCGAGCATGCGGGCGCCTGCGTCGCCGATATCATCGGTTCCGGCATCATCCCGGTCGCCATCGAATTCATGGACAAGCCGGCGATCGAGATCTGCGAAGCGTTCGCCCATGCGGGTTACCCGCTCGATGTGGAAGCGCTGCTGATCGTCGAAGTCGAAGGTTCCGAGGCCGAAATGGACGCGATGCTGAAGGCGATCGTCGAGATCGCCGGTCGCCATGGCGTCAAGACGGTGCGCGAAAGCCAGTCGGCGACCGAGGCGGCGCTGATCTGGAAAGGCCGCAAATCCGCCTTCGGCGCAACCGGCCGCATCGCCGACTACATCTGCATGGACGGCACGGTGCCGCTCGGCAAGCTCTCCTATGTGCTGAACAAGACCTCCGAGATCGTCGAGCGTTTCGGGCTCAGGGTCGCCAACGTCTTTCATGCCGGCGACGGCAACATGCATCCGCTGATCCTGTTCAACGCCAACGATCCCGAGGATGCGGCCAGGGCCGAGGAGGCGGGCAACGAGATCCTGAAACTCTGCGTCGATGCCGGCGGCTGCCTGACCGGCGAGCATGGCGTCGGCATCGAGAAACGCGACCTGATGCGGCATCAGTATTCGGAGGCCGATCTCAACCAGCAAATGGCGGTGCGTTACGCGTTCGACGAAGGTTGGATCCTCAATCCGTCGAAAGTTTTCCCGCTGGATGGACGGCCCGCCGCATGA